Proteins encoded within one genomic window of Flavobacterium oreochromis:
- a CDS encoding toxin-antitoxin system YwqK family antitoxin, which produces MKIYKLFIVLYLSSASVFSQIKKDLENQTNDKGERIGFWKGYYQGSNRIRYEGNFKNGVEIGVFKYFADNDKKSLKATREFDGKGGAYTIFFDENGLKVSEGKVVNKLRQGIWKYYHKGLNAVMCIENYIDDRVEGNKKVFFTDGVLAEEVMYKNGVKNGISKIYSKGGTLKEEALFLQGFMHGDYKVFEDNGVVLIQGQYKEGKKKAFGNILILIKI; this is translated from the coding sequence ATGAAAATTTATAAGTTATTTATTGTTCTTTATTTAAGTTCAGCTAGTGTTTTTTCCCAAATAAAAAAAGATTTAGAAAATCAAACTAACGACAAAGGAGAGCGTATTGGTTTTTGGAAAGGATATTACCAAGGATCGAATAGAATACGTTACGAAGGTAATTTTAAAAACGGTGTAGAAATAGGAGTTTTTAAATATTTTGCTGATAATGATAAAAAAAGTTTAAAAGCCACACGTGAATTTGATGGAAAAGGAGGTGCTTATACTATTTTTTTTGATGAAAATGGATTAAAAGTAAGCGAAGGAAAAGTTGTTAATAAACTACGTCAAGGTATATGGAAGTATTATCATAAAGGTCTAAATGCGGTAATGTGTATTGAAAATTACATAGACGACAGAGTAGAAGGTAATAAAAAAGTATTTTTTACTGATGGTGTGTTAGCAGAAGAAGTAATGTATAAAAACGGCGTTAAGAATGGAATTTCTAAAATATATTCTAAAGGAGGTACTCTAAAAGAAGAAGCTCTATTTTTACAAGGTTTTATGCACGGTGATTATAAAGTCTTTGAAGACAATGGAGTAGTCTTGATTCAAGGACAATACAAAGAAGGTAAGAAAAAGGCCTTTGGAAATATTTTGATTCTAATAAAAATTTAA
- a CDS encoding type 1 glutamine amidotransferase domain-containing protein: MNTKILFVLTSHNVKGSTGEATGYYLSEVSHCWEVLVDAGYEVDFVSPKGGIAPVEGFDLEDPINARFWNDVTYNHKVHNTLKPSEVNVNDYSVIVYIGGHGTMWDFADNVELAEIAAKIYENNGIVGGICHGPSGLVNIKLSNGKYLVDGKKINSFTNDEEISIKLENVVPYMLETKLVERGAIFEKSGLWEKHITVDQRVVTGQNPASAKGVGEAILQLLS; this comes from the coding sequence ATGAATACAAAAATTTTATTTGTTTTAACAAGTCACAATGTTAAAGGTAGCACAGGAGAAGCAACAGGTTATTATTTATCAGAAGTAAGTCATTGTTGGGAAGTTCTAGTAGATGCTGGTTATGAAGTAGACTTTGTGAGCCCTAAAGGAGGAATTGCTCCTGTTGAAGGGTTTGATCTTGAAGATCCTATTAATGCTAGATTTTGGAATGATGTAACTTATAACCACAAAGTACATAATACTTTAAAACCATCAGAAGTTAATGTAAATGATTATTCTGTTATTGTTTACATTGGAGGTCATGGAACCATGTGGGATTTTGCAGATAATGTTGAATTAGCAGAAATAGCAGCAAAAATTTACGAAAATAACGGTATCGTAGGAGGTATATGTCACGGTCCTTCTGGATTAGTAAATATTAAGCTAAGCAATGGTAAATATTTAGTAGATGGTAAAAAAATAAACTCATTTACAAACGATGAAGAAATTTCTATAAAATTAGAAAATGTAGTTCCTTATATGCTTGAAACTAAATTAGTTGAAAGAGGTGCTATTTTTGAAAAATCTGGTTTATGGGAAAAACATATCACTGTAGATCAAAGAGTTGTTACAGGTCAAAATCCAGCTTCAGCTAAAGGAGTAGGAGAAGCTATACTTCAATTATTGTCTTAA
- the mnmA gene encoding tRNA 2-thiouridine(34) synthase MnmA has translation MKRVVVGLSGGVDSSVAAYLLKEQGYDVIGLFMKNWHDDSVTISNECPWLEDSNDALLVAQKLGIPFQTVDLSEQYKEKIVDYMFAEYEKGRTPNPDVLCNREIKFDVFLKIAMSLGADYVATGHYCRKSEIQVKEQPIYQLLAGIDGNKDQSYFLCQLSQEQLSKALFPIGELTKPQVREIAAKMELITAEKKILKDCVLLEKFVYLNFYNNSYNQKKVLSMKFLLQTKFIACLNLNSLQKKNGCNLRLLI, from the coding sequence ATGAAAAGAGTTGTCGTAGGTTTATCAGGTGGAGTAGATTCAAGTGTGGCTGCTTATTTATTAAAAGAGCAAGGCTATGATGTAATTGGACTGTTTATGAAAAACTGGCATGATGATTCTGTAACGATTTCTAACGAATGTCCTTGGCTAGAAGACAGTAATGATGCTTTGTTAGTAGCGCAAAAATTAGGAATTCCTTTTCAAACAGTTGATCTAAGTGAACAGTACAAAGAAAAAATTGTAGATTATATGTTTGCAGAATATGAGAAAGGACGTACACCTAATCCTGACGTATTGTGTAATCGAGAAATTAAATTTGATGTTTTCCTTAAAATAGCCATGTCTTTAGGAGCTGATTATGTAGCTACTGGACATTATTGTCGTAAATCAGAAATTCAAGTAAAAGAACAACCTATTTATCAATTATTAGCAGGTATAGATGGAAATAAAGATCAATCTTATTTTTTATGTCAACTATCTCAAGAACAATTGTCAAAAGCATTATTTCCTATTGGAGAATTAACAAAACCACAAGTAAGAGAAATTGCTGCTAAAATGGAATTAATTACAGCAGAAAAAAAGATTCTCAAGGATTGTGTTTTATTGGAAAAGTTCGTTTACCTGAATTTTTACAACAACAGTTACAACCAAAAGAAGGTTCTGTCTATGAAATTCCTGCTACAAACGAAATTTATAGCTTGCCTAAACCTCAATTCGCTACAGAAGAAGAACGGTTGCAATTTGAGGCTTCTAATATAA
- a CDS encoding S8 family serine peptidase — MNSKTSVASRAVDTTFLKGTRCVISIGKRSLMLESHISTPADAKNTVTVRVLDSSRILSSYTRIGTTADNHIKSDLMAMGTSFFNCDMFDNVLKII, encoded by the coding sequence ATGAATAGTAAAACATCTGTTGCTAGTAGAGCAGTAGATACTACTTTTTTAAAAGGAACTAGGTGTGTGATTTCAATAGGTAAAAGAAGCTTGATGTTAGAATCTCATATAAGTACACCAGCAGATGCAAAAAATACGGTTACTGTAAGAGTACTTGATTCCTCTCGTATCTTATCAAGTTATACTAGAATAGGGACTACAGCTGATAATCATATTAAGTCAGATCTTATGGCGATGGGAACTTCTTTTTTTAATTGTGATATGTTTGATAATGTGTTGAAGATAATTTAA
- a CDS encoding acetyl-CoA C-acyltransferase: MKTAYIVKGYRTAVGKAPKGLFRFKRPDELAAETIDYMMAQLPGFDKTRIDDVMVGNAMPEAEQGLNVGRLISLMGLKVTDVPGVTVNRYCASGLETIGMATAKIQSGMAHCIIAGGAESMSYIPMGGYKPTPDYKVAAAGNEDYYWGMGLTAEAVAKQFNISRADQDEFAYQSHMKALKAQAEGKFDNQIAPITVDQTFINEAGKKETKSYVVTKDEGPRAGTSVEALAGLRPVFAADGSVTAGNSSQMSDGAAFVLIMSEEMVKELNLEPIARLVNFASAGVEPRIMGIGPVKAIPKAVQQAGLKISDIELFELNEAFAAQSLAVIRELDLNPEIININGGAIALGHPLGCTGAKLSVQLFDEMKRRGNKYGMVTMCVGTGQGTAGIFEVL; the protein is encoded by the coding sequence ATGAAAACAGCATATATAGTAAAAGGATATAGAACAGCAGTAGGTAAAGCACCTAAGGGACTGTTCCGTTTTAAAAGACCTGATGAACTGGCAGCAGAAACCATCGATTATATGATGGCACAGTTACCAGGTTTTGACAAAACAAGAATTGATGACGTGATGGTAGGTAACGCAATGCCAGAGGCTGAGCAAGGTCTTAACGTAGGTCGTTTAATTTCATTAATGGGATTAAAAGTAACTGACGTTCCTGGTGTAACTGTAAACCGTTACTGTGCATCTGGTTTAGAAACTATTGGTATGGCAACCGCTAAAATCCAATCAGGAATGGCACATTGTATCATTGCTGGTGGTGCAGAAAGTATGAGCTATATCCCAATGGGCGGTTACAAACCAACTCCTGATTATAAAGTAGCAGCGGCTGGTAATGAAGATTACTACTGGGGAATGGGTTTAACTGCTGAAGCTGTTGCAAAACAATTCAACATTTCTCGTGCTGATCAAGATGAGTTTGCTTATCAATCGCACATGAAAGCTCTAAAAGCACAAGCAGAAGGAAAATTTGATAATCAAATTGCTCCTATTACGGTTGACCAAACATTTATCAATGAAGCGGGTAAAAAAGAAACAAAATCATACGTAGTAACTAAAGATGAAGGACCACGTGCAGGAACTTCTGTAGAAGCATTAGCAGGACTAAGACCTGTATTTGCTGCAGATGGATCCGTTACAGCTGGTAACTCTTCACAAATGAGTGATGGTGCTGCTTTCGTATTGATCATGAGCGAAGAAATGGTAAAAGAATTAAACCTTGAACCAATCGCACGTTTAGTAAACTTTGCATCAGCAGGTGTAGAACCAAGAATTATGGGGATTGGTCCTGTAAAAGCAATTCCAAAAGCAGTTCAACAAGCAGGTTTAAAAATTTCTGATATCGAATTATTCGAATTAAATGAAGCTTTTGCTGCACAATCATTAGCTGTAATTCGTGAATTAGATCTTAACCCTGAAATCATCAACATAAATGGAGGAGCTATTGCATTAGGTCACCCTCTAGGTTGTACAGGAGCTAAACTTTCAGTTCAGCTATTTGACGAAATGAAACGTCGTGGTAACAAATACGGAATGGTAACGATGTGTGTAGGTACTGGACAAGGAACTGCGGGTATATTTGAAGTGTTATAA
- a CDS encoding IS4 family transposase, producing the protein MQVSEVLNYIPKEELERLSLKYKVDYQVKKLNGQTMFQLLLFSMLNVKNNSLRVMEEFYHSLAFKSIANNSFDGVKYNSIRDRLVTINPCYFEAIFKSCLKQFQNKYLNKKHNIIAFDSTLVSISSKLFEEGMQINKQGDKRFVKFSMAFSNVPIHSKIFTEQAFVSEDFALKDLINECPLSPENILVFDRGLQARSAFESFNNQNFIFVTRLNNYTRFDIVEEFKIVQNETERLYIERDLKVILFDKRNKKTTSFLRLIIAREKESNEIFYFLSNSNDLTSKEIVDIYKKRWEIEVFFKFIKQNLNFSHLISRNLNGIKVVMYMTLIMAILLTVYKKLNNLKGYKIPKLKFANELEVLIIKDIVEKCGGNPNQVEDIFKPK; encoded by the coding sequence ATGCAAGTTTCGGAAGTGTTAAATTATATTCCAAAAGAGGAATTAGAAAGATTATCATTAAAGTACAAGGTTGATTACCAAGTTAAAAAGCTCAATGGGCAAACGATGTTTCAACTTTTACTTTTTTCAATGCTAAATGTAAAAAATAATAGCCTGAGGGTTATGGAGGAATTTTATCATTCATTAGCATTTAAAAGTATTGCAAACAATAGTTTTGACGGAGTAAAATACAATTCGATAAGAGACCGATTAGTTACTATAAATCCGTGTTATTTCGAAGCAATTTTCAAAAGTTGCTTGAAACAATTTCAAAATAAATATCTTAATAAAAAGCACAACATCATTGCTTTCGACTCTACTTTAGTCAGTATTTCTTCTAAATTATTTGAAGAAGGAATGCAGATTAACAAACAAGGAGATAAAAGATTTGTGAAATTTAGTATGGCTTTTTCGAATGTTCCTATACACTCAAAGATATTTACAGAACAAGCTTTCGTTTCTGAAGATTTTGCTTTAAAAGATTTGATAAATGAATGTCCCCTAAGTCCAGAAAATATATTGGTCTTTGACCGCGGACTTCAGGCAAGAAGTGCATTTGAAAGTTTTAATAACCAGAATTTTATTTTTGTTACTCGTCTTAATAATTATACTCGATTTGATATAGTTGAGGAATTTAAAATAGTTCAAAACGAAACAGAAAGATTATATATTGAAAGAGATTTGAAGGTCATATTGTTTGATAAACGAAATAAAAAAACAACTTCATTTTTAAGGTTAATCATTGCAAGAGAAAAGGAAAGTAATGAAATATTCTATTTTTTAAGTAATAGTAATGACCTGACTTCTAAAGAGATTGTCGATATTTACAAAAAGCGATGGGAGATTGAAGTGTTTTTTAAATTTATAAAACAAAACTTAAACTTTAGTCATTTGATTTCTAGGAATCTAAACGGAATAAAGGTTGTTATGTATATGACTTTGATAATGGCGATCCTTTTGACAGTTTATAAAAAACTAAACAATCTAAAAGGGTACAAAATACCAAAACTAAAATTTGCTAACGAGTTAGAAGTATTAATCATCAAAGATATTGTGGAAAAATGCGGTGGAAACCCAAATCAAGTTGAGGATATTTTCAAACCAAAATAG
- a CDS encoding helix-turn-helix domain-containing protein has protein sequence MAKWSIKPSIELQPYIDRYFYDDNTYHNKDPFPFFFTWYRFRSFFHFGDNIFDLKPELGDSYLICPRQILGKKSVPKGEFIAVRFKSGMFRHFSTIPYYEITNQFVTAEDIWGNDFKEFQKIFLDEEAISGKIKLIESFLIQLLFNFKKQEIVNWDYFNQKIYEEYRDIRITDLSDYSSFSKRTFERNFKESFGVSPKVFQKLVRLEKTIKSIHLSEGNLIDSLEFGYYDQSHFNKDFKEFIGMTPKEYFNKNNVHYYFESLK, from the coding sequence ATGGCTAAATGGTCAATAAAACCTTCCATTGAATTACAACCTTATATAGATAGATATTTTTATGATGATAATACATATCATAATAAAGATCCTTTTCCTTTTTTTTTTACCTGGTACAGGTTTAGATCTTTTTTTCATTTTGGTGATAATATTTTTGATTTAAAACCTGAGTTAGGAGACTCATACCTTATTTGTCCAAGACAAATATTAGGTAAAAAAAGTGTGCCAAAAGGAGAATTTATAGCAGTTCGATTTAAATCAGGAATGTTTAGACATTTTTCGACTATACCATATTATGAAATAACGAATCAATTTGTTACCGCTGAAGATATTTGGGGAAATGATTTTAAAGAATTTCAAAAAATATTTTTAGATGAAGAAGCGATATCAGGTAAAATAAAATTGATTGAAAGTTTTCTAATTCAGTTGTTGTTTAATTTTAAAAAACAAGAAATAGTTAACTGGGATTATTTTAATCAAAAAATTTATGAAGAATATAGAGATATAAGAATAACTGATTTATCAGATTATTCAAGTTTTTCAAAACGAACATTTGAGCGAAATTTTAAAGAAAGTTTTGGTGTTAGTCCTAAAGTTTTTCAAAAGCTTGTACGTCTTGAAAAAACAATTAAATCAATTCATCTCTCAGAAGGGAACTTGATAGATTCTCTTGAATTTGGTTATTATGATCAGAGTCATTTTAATAAAGACTTTAAAGAATTTATAGGAATGACACCTAAAGAATATTTTAATAAAAATAATGTTCATTATTATTTTGAAAGTCTTAAATAA
- a CDS encoding MarR family winged helix-turn-helix transcriptional regulator produces the protein MKDKTIDYLLRTTWQAVSRMYNEEAAKYGGSMAIGFALLSIDKEEGTPSTSVSARMGMEATSLTRTLKSLEEKGLIERKPNPKDGRGVLIYLTKEGRLKRELSKQTVLKFNETIKEHINDEKLVHFIEVSETINELIQDKKIFNQPE, from the coding sequence ATGAAAGATAAAACAATAGATTATTTGCTTAGAACTACTTGGCAAGCCGTTTCTAGAATGTATAACGAAGAAGCTGCTAAATATGGGGGTTCTATGGCAATTGGTTTTGCTCTTTTAAGTATAGATAAAGAAGAAGGAACTCCTTCTACCAGTGTAAGTGCTCGTATGGGAATGGAAGCAACCAGTCTTACCAGAACCTTAAAATCATTAGAAGAAAAAGGTCTAATTGAAAGGAAGCCAAACCCTAAAGATGGAAGAGGTGTTCTCATTTATCTTACTAAAGAAGGCAGATTAAAAAGAGAGCTATCTAAACAAACCGTTCTTAAATTTAATGAAACAATTAAAGAGCACATTAATGACGAAAAACTAGTGCACTTTATTGAAGTTTCAGAAACTATAAATGAATTAATACAAGATAAAAAAATATTCAATCAACCAGAGTAA
- a CDS encoding NAD(P)H-dependent flavin oxidoreductase translates to MNKITSLFGIKYPIIQGGMIWNSGYKLASAVSNAGGLGLIGAGSMYPDVLREHIQKCKQSTDKPFGVNVPMLYPNIEEIMQIIVEEGVKIVFTSAGNPKTWTSFLKEKGIIVVHVVSSTKFALKAQEAGVDAIVAEGFEAGGHNGREESTTLTLIPMVKEQISIPLIAAGGIATGRGMLATMILGADGVQMGSRFVASVESSAHENFKQTIVTTEEGGTQLTLKELAPVRLIKNKFYNDLQELYTKSPSVDELKALLGRARAKRGMFEGDLEEGELEIGQIAGLIRDIKPVQEIINEIIKEFEFAKNEIVSL, encoded by the coding sequence TTGAATAAAATAACATCACTATTTGGAATTAAATATCCAATTATTCAAGGAGGAATGATTTGGAATTCAGGTTATAAATTAGCTAGTGCTGTAAGCAATGCTGGTGGTTTAGGATTGATAGGAGCAGGTTCTATGTACCCAGATGTTCTTCGTGAGCATATTCAAAAATGTAAGCAGTCTACAGATAAACCTTTCGGGGTAAATGTACCTATGCTTTATCCGAATATAGAAGAGATAATGCAAATAATAGTAGAAGAAGGTGTAAAAATAGTTTTTACTTCAGCAGGAAATCCTAAGACGTGGACTTCTTTCTTGAAAGAAAAAGGAATTATTGTTGTACACGTTGTAAGTAGTACAAAATTTGCTTTAAAAGCACAAGAAGCAGGAGTAGACGCTATAGTGGCAGAAGGTTTTGAAGCAGGAGGACATAACGGACGTGAAGAGTCAACTACTCTTACTTTAATTCCTATGGTTAAAGAACAGATTAGCATTCCACTAATAGCAGCAGGAGGAATTGCTACAGGGCGAGGTATGTTGGCAACGATGATTTTAGGAGCAGATGGAGTACAAATGGGGTCACGATTTGTAGCTTCAGTAGAGAGTTCTGCTCATGAAAATTTTAAACAAACAATAGTTACTACAGAAGAAGGAGGAACACAACTTACTTTGAAAGAATTAGCACCTGTACGTTTAATTAAAAATAAGTTTTATAATGATCTTCAAGAGTTGTATACAAAATCTCCATCAGTTGATGAGTTAAAAGCATTGCTAGGACGTGCAAGAGCAAAACGAGGTATGTTTGAAGGAGATTTGGAAGAAGGTGAGTTAGAAATTGGTCAGATTGCCGGATTAATAAGAGATATAAAGCCAGTTCAAGAAATAATAAATGAAATTATAAAAGAGTTTGAATTTGCCAAAAATGAAATCGTTAGTTTGTAA
- a CDS encoding putative quinol monooxygenase → MSKNVTVKIKVENQYISLFLEMAKIMIENTKKEKGNISYTLYNEYNDQSSFIFVEEFLDSEAFEFHLNTDYYKEFIRKLTPMLRQEPIVKSYFDNK, encoded by the coding sequence ATGAGTAAAAATGTAACGGTTAAGATAAAAGTTGAGAATCAATACATATCACTTTTTTTAGAAATGGCTAAAATAATGATAGAAAATACAAAAAAAGAAAAAGGTAATATTTCATATACTTTATATAATGAGTATAATGATCAATCTAGTTTTATTTTTGTTGAAGAATTTTTAGATTCAGAAGCTTTTGAATTTCATTTAAATACAGATTATTATAAAGAATTTATAAGAAAATTAACTCCAATGTTAAGACAAGAACCTATTGTGAAATCTTATTTTGATAATAAATAA
- a CDS encoding SIR2 family NAD-dependent protein deacylase: MKKKLVILTGAGMSAESGISTFRDSNGLWENHDIMEVASPEGWQKNPALVLDFYNKRRAQLKEVNPNKGHEIIAELEKEFDVEIITQNVDNLHERAGSSKIIHLHGELTKVRSTKNSDYIINWTEDLHLGDLAPDGSQLRPHIVWFGEAVPGINQAIPILEKADILIIIGTSLQVYPAAGLMHYTQTNTPIYYIDPKPASVKNLQNTIEIIPLSASEGMKKLLERGL; this comes from the coding sequence ATGAAAAAAAAACTAGTTATTTTAACAGGAGCTGGCATGAGTGCTGAAAGTGGTATTAGCACCTTTCGAGATTCTAATGGATTATGGGAAAACCATGATATCATGGAAGTAGCTTCACCTGAAGGATGGCAAAAAAACCCCGCTTTAGTTTTAGATTTTTACAATAAGCGAAGGGCTCAATTAAAGGAAGTAAATCCAAACAAAGGACATGAAATAATAGCAGAACTAGAAAAAGAGTTTGACGTAGAAATTATAACACAAAATGTAGACAATTTACATGAACGAGCTGGAAGCTCAAAAATCATACATTTACATGGTGAATTAACCAAAGTAAGAAGTACTAAAAATAGTGATTATATAATTAACTGGACAGAAGATTTACACTTAGGCGATTTAGCTCCAGACGGATCACAACTAAGACCTCATATTGTCTGGTTTGGTGAAGCTGTTCCTGGTATAAACCAAGCAATTCCTATACTAGAAAAAGCTGATATTTTAATTATTATTGGAACTTCTTTACAAGTTTATCCAGCAGCTGGACTGATGCATTATACACAAACAAATACGCCTATTTACTATATAGATCCAAAACCAGCTAGTGTCAAAAATTTACAAAATACTATTGAAATAATTCCTTTAAGTGCAAGTGAAGGAATGAAAAAATTGTTAGAAAGAGGGTTATAA
- a CDS encoding M14 family zinc carboxypeptidase, translating into MKDYLDYKEKSISGRYLTNVHLEKILEKLSLNFQKAVLGQSVQGRSVYSVKFGTGPTKIFMWSQMHGNESTTTKALFDFFQFFRYR; encoded by the coding sequence ATGAAAGACTATTTAGATTATAAAGAAAAAAGTATTTCTGGACGTTATCTAACAAACGTACATTTAGAAAAAATATTAGAAAAATTAAGTTTAAATTTTCAAAAAGCAGTTTTAGGTCAATCAGTTCAAGGACGTTCTGTTTATTCTGTTAAGTTTGGAACAGGACCTACAAAAATATTTATGTGGTCACAAATGCATGGAAATGAATCGACTACTACAAAAGCCTTGTTTGATTTTTTTCAATTTTTTAGATACAGATAA
- a CDS encoding four helix bundle protein, with translation MNYFKELKVWQKAIDLVTETYLKTQKFPKEEVYGLTSQMRRCAISIPSNIAEGCGRRTEKDFNNFLGIALGSSFEFETQLIICKNLNFIQIEDFKFLESEIQHIQNMIIKLQSSLKV, from the coding sequence ATGAATTACTTTAAAGAATTAAAAGTTTGGCAAAAAGCCATTGATTTAGTAACTGAAACTTATCTTAAAACTCAAAAATTTCCGAAAGAAGAAGTATATGGATTAACTTCTCAAATGAGAAGATGCGCCATTTCAATTCCTTCAAACATTGCAGAAGGATGTGGAAGAAGAACGGAAAAAGATTTCAATAATTTTCTTGGAATTGCTTTAGGATCATCTTTCGAATTTGAAACGCAATTAATAATATGTAAAAATTTGAATTTCATACAAATTGAAGACTTTAAATTCTTAGAATCTGAAATTCAGCATATACAAAACATGATTATAAAATTGCAATCTTCCTTAAAGGTTTAA
- a CDS encoding peptidase M14, whose translation MIFFNFLDTDNLLAKKIATSCTLFIIPIVNPDGAAVYTRVNANQVDLNRDSVQLTQPESQILRKVFEEFKPDFCFNLHDQRTIFGVGDSGMPATVSFLAPSFNEACEYNECRLRAVSVILAINEELQKYIPNQIGRFDDAFNLNCIGDYFQSSGVPTILFEAGHFQNDYEREETRKYVFISYIRALQHIISQKEDDVNLNEYLNIPQNKINFYDFIYKNVRLKEDSLDIITKFASHYKEVLFQEKVHFEAEIVKIGDLERSFAHQVYDLEGGLYQDEFGNYPKLEKNTNFSVNINNIFVNGLRKK comes from the coding sequence TTGATTTTTTTCAATTTTTTAGATACAGATAATTTATTAGCTAAAAAAATAGCAACGTCATGTACTCTTTTTATTATTCCTATAGTTAATCCTGATGGAGCTGCTGTTTATACAAGAGTAAATGCTAATCAAGTAGATTTAAACAGGGATTCAGTACAATTAACTCAACCAGAATCACAAATTTTACGAAAAGTATTTGAAGAATTTAAACCTGATTTTTGCTTTAATTTACATGATCAACGTACTATTTTTGGCGTTGGAGATTCAGGTATGCCAGCAACGGTTTCTTTCTTAGCCCCTTCCTTTAACGAAGCTTGTGAATATAATGAATGTAGATTACGAGCTGTAAGTGTTATTTTGGCAATAAATGAGGAATTACAAAAATATATACCTAATCAAATTGGTAGATTTGATGATGCTTTTAATTTAAATTGCATAGGAGATTATTTTCAGTCGTCAGGTGTTCCTACTATTTTATTTGAAGCAGGCCATTTTCAAAATGATTATGAAAGAGAAGAAACTAGAAAGTATGTTTTTATTTCGTACATCAGAGCATTACAACATATCATTTCTCAAAAAGAAGACGATGTGAATTTAAATGAATATTTGAATATTCCGCAAAATAAAATCAATTTTTATGACTTTATTTATAAAAATGTTAGGTTAAAAGAGGATTCTTTAGATATTATTACTAAATTTGCATCCCACTATAAAGAAGTCCTTTTTCAAGAAAAGGTCCATTTTGAAGCAGAGATCGTAAAAATTGGAGATCTAGAAAGAAGTTTCGCGCATCAAGTTTATGACTTAGAAGGCGGACTTTATCAAGATGAATTTGGGAACTATCCCAAATTAGAAAAAAATACTAACTTTTCTGTAAACATTAACAATATTTTTGTGAATGGTCTACGTAAAAAGTAA